Genomic window (Pseudothauera hydrothermalis):
TGGCGATGCGTGCGTCAGTGTCGGCGGTGTGCGACGGCTGGTCGGCGCGTGTGGGTTCTGGCGCACGATCTTCCGGCCGTGGCGCCGGCGCGCTGGCCCGATGCGGCCTCAGACCAGCCGCATCCAGGGTCGCGCCCAACTCGCGGTAGGTGGCGCGTAGGGTGCGCGCCAACGGTTCGCCGCAGCGTTCAAGGAATTGCAACCGTTGCGCCGGATCGAAGCCGGCTGCATCGGCCAGCGCGCGTAGCGCGCGGCACACCGTTTCCGGGCCCACCGGGGTTTGCTCTTCCGCGGCGTCGCGTTGCCCGAGCAGCATCATGTAGCGCCCGTGCAGGCGGCTGAGTTCGATTCGGCAATAGTCGCGCAGCCGCCGGGCGAGCGCAGTAAGTTCCAGGGTGAATTCGAGGTCGTGCTCATGGACCAGGCTGATCCGCGAGGCGGTCAGTCCGTGCGCCTGTTCGAAGCCGCGCCGGTCGTGCAGGCCGACGAGTTCGTCGTGGCAGCGCGCCGCCTCGTCTACAAAGGCCGCAATCGTCTTTTGCTCGATGAAGCCGATACTGCGCGCAAAGGCTTCCAGGTTGGCCAGGAGTTGGCTACGGCAATGCGCCAGCAATCGTTGCTGGCCGGAGAGCTGGGCACTGGCAGAGGCGGTATCGGTCATGGCGGTGTCCACTGTTTGGTTCCAGGCGGCCTGCGTAGGCGGCTGGGCATCGTTGGCCCACCCGGCCCGGTGCCACTTTGCCGCGGTTGGCCGCACAGCTTACCGGGCGTGCGGGCCGAGTCCAAGCCGCTCGCAGATCGCCAGCGTGGGTTCGGCCTGATTCATGCAGTAAAAATGCAGGCCGGGTGCGCCGGCTTCGAGCAGGCGCTGGCATAGGTCGGTGACCACATCCAGGCCGAACGCGCGGATCGACGCCGAGTCGTCGCCAAAGCTTTCGAACTTGCGCCGCATCCAGCGCGGGATTTCGGCACCGCAGGCATCTGAGAAGCGCGCCAGCCTGGCAAAGCTGGTAATTGGCATGATACCGGGCACGATTGGGATGTCTATGCCCAGCGCGCGCACTTCATCGACGAAATGCAGGTAGGCGTCGAGGTTGTAGAAATACTGGGTGATCGCCGAATCCGCACCGGCGGCCACCTTGCGTTGAAAAGCCAACAGATCGTCGCGCGGGCTTTTGGCTTGCGGGTGCCATTCCGGATAGGCGGCCACCTCGAGGATGAAACGCCGGCCGGTTTCGGCGCGGATGAATTCCACCAGCTCGCTGGCGTAACGTAGCTCGCCGGTGGTGCCCACGCCCGAGGGCAGATCGCCGCGCAGCGCGACGATGCGGCGGATACCGGCTTCCTCGTACTCCTTGAGGATGGCGCGCAACTGTGCGCGGCTGGCGCCAATGCAGGACAGGTGCGGGGCGGCTTCAAAGCCGGCGGCGGCGATCTCCTGCACGGTGGCAAAGGTACGCTCGCGGGTGGAGCCGCCGGCGCCGTAAGTGACCGAGAAAAAGGCCGGCTGCAAAACCGCCAGACGCTCGCGCACCGTGCGCAGTTTTTCGGCCCCCTCGGGTGTTTGCGGAGGGAAGAATTCGATCGACAGTTCAATGGCCTGCATGGTCGGAGTGTTGCATCCAGATAAAGAATTCGCGGTTGCCGTCGCCGCCCGCGATGGGGGAATCGTACCAGCCGCACACCGCCAGTCCGATTTCTTGCGCGGCGGCACGGAGTTTTTTTTCCACCTCGCGGTACAGACGGGCATCGCGCACGATGCCGCCTTTGGCCAGCTCCTGCGGGCCGACTTCGAATTGCGGCTTGACCAGCGCGAGGATGTCACCGTCGGCGGCCAGCAGCGCGGGCCATTGGGGAAGCAGCAGGGTGAGCGAGATGAAGCTGGCATCGCAGACGATGACATCGAAGCCACCGGGCGGGTAATGCTCGCCCAATACGGCCGCGGTCAGATGGCGAGCATTGACACCTTCCAGGGTGATGCAGTGCGGCACTTTGGCCAGCCGTGGATGGAGCTGGCCGTGGCCCACATCGATGCCCACCACGCGGGCAGCACCGGCGGCCAGCAGACAGTCGCTAAAGCCGCCGGTCGACTGGCCCACGTCCAGGCAGATCCGTCCGGCCACCGCCACGCCGCTGGCCGCCAGCGCGCCGGCGAGCTTGAGGCCGCCGCGCGATACATAGCGGTCGGCTTCGTCCGCGGCCACGGTAAGCCGCGCCGACACCGGCAGCTCCTGCGCCGGCTTGGCGACCGTGCCGCCGTCCCAGCTCACCCGCCCGTTCTCGATCAACTGGCGGGCGCGGGTACGGGATTCGACCAGACCCTGCGCCACCAGCAGGGCGTCGGCGCGCAACATGCCGTCTGCGCGCGTTGCCGGGCGGTGCTGGCCGACGCTCGGTCGCGGCCGCCTGGCGCGCGCGTGAAAGGAGTTCATCGACATGGCAATCGGTGCCGATCCGGCCTGTGCAGCCCGACGGCTTGACGCTGCAAGGGCCGTTCAGTAGCGGTAGTGGTCGGGTTTGTACGGCCCTTCGACCGGCACCCCGATGTAGTCGGCCTGTGCGGGGCTGAGCACGGTAAGTTGGGCGCCGATTTTTTTGAGGTGCAGGCGCGCGACCATTTCGTCCAGCTTCTTCGGCAGCACGTAGACGCCGACCGGATAGTCGCTGGTGCGTGTATAGAGTTCGATCTGCGCCAGCGTCTGGTTGGCAAAAGAGTTGCTCATCACGAAGCTCGGATGACCGGTGGCGCAGCCCAAGTTCACCAGGCGGCCTTCGGCCAGCAGAATGATGCGCTTGCCGTCCGGGAAGACGATGTGGTCGACCTGCGGTTTGATGTTTTCCCACTGGTATTGACGCAGGCTGGCGACATCGATTTCGGAGTCGAAGTGGCCAATGTTGCACACGATGGCGTTGTGCTTCATCGCTTTCATGTGCTCATGGGTGATGACGCCGATATTGCCGGTGGCGGTGACGAAAATGTCGCCCACGGCTGCGGCCTCTTCCATGGTGACCACGCGGTAACCTTCCATGGCTGCCTGCAGGGCGCAGATCGGATCGATTTCGGTGATCCATACGGTGGCCCCCAGCCCGCGCAGCGATTGCGCGCAGCCCTTGCCCACATCCCCATAGCCCAAGACCACGGCAATCTTGCCGGCAATCATCACGTCGGTGGCGCGCTTGATGCCGTCGACCAGGGATTCTCGGCAGCCATAGAGGTTGTCGAACTTGCTCTTGGTGACCGAATCATTGACGTTGATGGCCGGGAACTTCAACTCGCCTTTGGCGTGCATTTGGTACAGCCGGTGCACACCGGTGGTGGTTTCCTCGGTCACCCCTTTGATCTGCGCCAGCCGGGTGGAGTACCAAGTGGGATCGGTTTGCAGCTTTTTGCGGATGGCGGCAAAGAGCACGCTGGCTTCCTCGCTGTCCGGGTGGTCCAAAACCGACAAATCCTTCTCGGCTTTCGCGCCCAGGTGCAAGAGCAAGGTGGCGTCGCCGCCGTCGTCCAGGATCATGTTGCTGTAGCCGCCGTCTGGCCACTCAAAGATGCGGTGGGTGTAGGTCCAATAGTCTTCCAGCGACTCGCCCTTGACCGCGAATACCGGAACGCCGGAGGCGGCCATCGCCGCGGCGGCGTGGTCTTGGGTAGAGAAGATGTTGCACGAGGCCCAACGCA
Coding sequences:
- a CDS encoding TlyA family RNA methyltransferase, which translates into the protein MNSFHARARRPRPSVGQHRPATRADGMLRADALLVAQGLVESRTRARQLIENGRVSWDGGTVAKPAQELPVSARLTVAADEADRYVSRGGLKLAGALAASGVAVAGRICLDVGQSTGGFSDCLLAAGAARVVGIDVGHGQLHPRLAKVPHCITLEGVNARHLTAAVLGEHYPPGGFDVIVCDASFISLTLLLPQWPALLAADGDILALVKPQFEVGPQELAKGGIVRDARLYREVEKKLRAAAQEIGLAVCGWYDSPIAGGDGNREFFIWMQHSDHAGH
- the metF gene encoding methylenetetrahydrofolate reductase [NAD(P)H] encodes the protein MQAIELSIEFFPPQTPEGAEKLRTVRERLAVLQPAFFSVTYGAGGSTRERTFATVQEIAAAGFEAAPHLSCIGASRAQLRAILKEYEEAGIRRIVALRGDLPSGVGTTGELRYASELVEFIRAETGRRFILEVAAYPEWHPQAKSPRDDLLAFQRKVAAGADSAITQYFYNLDAYLHFVDEVRALGIDIPIVPGIMPITSFARLARFSDACGAEIPRWMRRKFESFGDDSASIRAFGLDVVTDLCQRLLEAGAPGLHFYCMNQAEPTLAICERLGLGPHAR
- the ahcY gene encoding adenosylhomocysteinase; the protein is MNAVTEFKDYVVADLSLADWGRKEILIAETEMPGLMAIREEYAARQPLKGARISGSLHMTIQTAVLIETLTALGAEVRWASCNIFSTQDHAAAAMAASGVPVFAVKGESLEDYWTYTHRIFEWPDGGYSNMILDDGGDATLLLHLGAKAEKDLSVLDHPDSEEASVLFAAIRKKLQTDPTWYSTRLAQIKGVTEETTTGVHRLYQMHAKGELKFPAINVNDSVTKSKFDNLYGCRESLVDGIKRATDVMIAGKIAVVLGYGDVGKGCAQSLRGLGATVWITEIDPICALQAAMEGYRVVTMEEAAAVGDIFVTATGNIGVITHEHMKAMKHNAIVCNIGHFDSEIDVASLRQYQWENIKPQVDHIVFPDGKRIILLAEGRLVNLGCATGHPSFVMSNSFANQTLAQIELYTRTSDYPVGVYVLPKKLDEMVARLHLKKIGAQLTVLSPAQADYIGVPVEGPYKPDHYRY